The following are encoded in a window of Streptococcus pasteurianus genomic DNA:
- the coaE gene encoding dephospho-CoA kinase (Dephospho-CoA kinase (CoaE) performs the final step in coenzyme A biosynthesis.) gives MTKIIGITGGIASGKSTVVAEIRKQGYQVIDADQVVHELQKKGGKLYQTLVEWLGHDILQENGELDRQKLGHAIFGNKEMMAKSSRLQNEIIRQELANRRNQLAQTEEVFFMDIPLLIELDYMDWFDEVWLVYVDEKTQLDRLVMRNHYTRSEAQQRIASQMSTEAKKAYADKLLDNRGNLQTLKGQVDQLLKTLSD, from the coding sequence ATGACAAAAATTATTGGAATCACTGGGGGAATTGCTTCAGGAAAATCAACAGTTGTGGCTGAAATTCGAAAGCAGGGCTATCAGGTTATTGATGCAGATCAAGTTGTGCATGAATTGCAAAAAAAAGGTGGCAAGTTGTATCAAACTTTAGTTGAATGGCTTGGACATGACATTCTGCAAGAAAATGGAGAGCTTGACCGTCAAAAATTAGGACACGCTATTTTTGGAAATAAAGAGATGATGGCAAAATCGTCAAGGTTGCAAAATGAGATTATTCGCCAAGAATTAGCTAATCGTCGCAATCAATTAGCCCAGACAGAGGAAGTCTTTTTCATGGATATTCCGCTGTTGATTGAGCTTGATTATATGGATTGGTTTGATGAGGTCTGGTTAGTTTATGTTGATGAAAAGACGCAGTTAGATCGTTTAGTGATGCGAAATCATTACACACGTTCTGAAGCACAACAACGTATTGCAAGTCAAATGTCAACAGAAGCTAAAAAAGCTTACGCTGATAAATTACTAGATAATCGTGGTAATCTACAAACGCTAAAAGGGCAGGTTGATCAATTGTTAAAAACATTATCGGACTGA
- the mutM gene encoding DNA-formamidopyrimidine glycosylase, with the protein MPELPEVETVRRGLESLIVGRKIVAVDVRVPKIVKTDLVAFETGILGQTFQNIGRRGKYLLLMLNKQVIISHLRMEGKYLLFPEQVPDNKHFHVLFQLDDGSTLVYQDVRKFGTMELLYLNQIEAYFQKKKLGPEPTKETFDLSEFTRKLKASKKIIKPYLLDQTLVVGLGNIYVDEALWAAKIHPERVSSSLTDSEIALLHDEIIQILQLGIVKGGTTIRTYHNAFGEDGNMQQFLQVYGKTGEPCPRCATPIEKIKVGGRGTHLCPACQKR; encoded by the coding sequence ATGCCTGAATTACCTGAGGTTGAGACGGTTAGACGTGGTTTGGAGAGTCTGATTGTTGGTCGAAAAATTGTAGCTGTTGATGTTCGTGTGCCTAAGATTGTCAAGACAGATTTGGTGGCGTTTGAGACTGGGATTTTGGGGCAAACGTTTCAGAATATTGGAAGGCGTGGAAAATATTTACTATTAATGTTGAATAAGCAGGTGATTATTTCTCATTTGCGAATGGAAGGTAAGTATTTGCTTTTTCCAGAACAGGTGCCTGATAACAAACATTTTCATGTTCTTTTTCAACTTGATGATGGGTCAACGTTGGTTTATCAAGATGTTCGTAAGTTTGGGACAATGGAATTGTTGTATCTAAATCAGATAGAAGCTTATTTTCAAAAGAAAAAGCTCGGTCCTGAACCGACAAAGGAAACATTTGACTTATCAGAGTTCACTAGAAAATTGAAGGCTTCCAAGAAGATTATCAAGCCTTATCTTCTAGACCAAACTTTAGTTGTGGGGCTTGGAAATATTTACGTTGATGAGGCGCTTTGGGCAGCGAAAATTCACCCAGAACGTGTTAGTTCGAGTTTAACAGATTCGGAAATAGCTTTGTTGCATGACGAGATTATTCAGATTTTGCAGCTAGGGATTGTAAAAGGTGGAACGACAATCAGAACGTATCATAATGCCTTTGGTGAGGATGGCAATATGCAGCAGTTTTTGCAAGTTTACGGTAAGACGGGCGAACCTTGTCCACGTTGTGCAACGCCGATTGAAAAAATCAAAGTAGGAGGTCGTGGGACACATCTTTGTCCTGCATGTCAAAAACGATGA
- the era gene encoding GTPase Era, which yields MFKSGFVAILGRPNVGKSTFLNHVMGQKIAIMSDKAQTTRNKIMGIYTTDTEQIVFIDTPGIHKPKNALGDFMVESAYSTLREVETVLFMVPADEKRGKGDDMIIERLKAAKIPVILVINKIDKVHPDQLLEQIDDFRSQMDFKEIVPISALQGNNVETLMNILKDNLEEGFQYFPEDQITDHPERFLVSEMIREKILKLTEQEVPHSVAVIVESMKRDPETDKVHIRATIMVERDSQKGIIIGKQGAMLKKIGKMARRDIEIMLGDKVYLETWVKVKKNWRDKKLDLADFGYNEKEY from the coding sequence ATGTTTAAATCAGGTTTTGTAGCGATTTTAGGTCGCCCAAATGTTGGAAAATCAACATTTTTAAATCATGTTATGGGGCAAAAAATTGCTATCATGAGTGATAAAGCTCAAACTACTCGTAATAAAATTATGGGAATTTACACGACGGATACGGAACAGATTGTCTTTATTGACACACCTGGGATTCATAAACCTAAAAATGCACTTGGTGATTTCATGGTAGAATCTGCTTACAGCACTCTTCGAGAAGTTGAAACAGTCCTTTTTATGGTGCCTGCTGATGAAAAGCGTGGTAAGGGGGATGATATGATTATCGAGCGTTTGAAGGCTGCTAAAATTCCTGTTATCTTAGTCATTAATAAGATTGACAAAGTGCACCCAGACCAACTTTTGGAACAAATTGATGATTTCCGTAGTCAAATGGATTTCAAAGAAATTGTGCCAATTTCAGCTCTTCAAGGGAACAATGTTGAAACATTGATGAACATTTTGAAAGATAATTTGGAGGAAGGGTTTCAATATTTCCCTGAGGACCAAATTACTGACCACCCAGAACGTTTCTTGGTGTCAGAAATGATTCGTGAAAAAATCTTGAAATTGACTGAACAAGAAGTGCCACATTCTGTTGCAGTTATCGTTGAGTCTATGAAACGTGACCCTGAAACGGATAAAGTGCATATCCGTGCGACAATTATGGTTGAACGTGATAGCCAAAAAGGGATTATTATCGGTAAGCAAGGGGCAATGCTCAAGAAGATCGGTAAAATGGCACGTCGTGACATTGAAATCATGCTTGGTGACAAGGTTTACCTTGAAACATGGGTTAAAGTTAAGAAAAATTGGCGTGATAAAAAACTTGACCTTGCTGACTTTGGTTACAACGAGAAAGAATATTAA
- a CDS encoding diacylglycerol kinase family protein — translation MDSRDNNSPKKWKNRTLVASMEFAITGIITAFKEERNMRKHMISAILAIIAGTVFRISVTEWLFLLLAIFLVITFEIINSAIENVVDLASNYHFSMLAKNAKDMAAGAVLIISGYAVLTGLIIFVPKIIALIFAE, via the coding sequence ATGGACTCAAGAGACAATAATTCACCTAAAAAGTGGAAAAATCGTACGTTAGTAGCGAGTATGGAATTTGCCATTACAGGTATTATCACAGCTTTCAAAGAAGAAAGAAACATGCGCAAGCATATGATTTCAGCTATTTTGGCGATCATAGCTGGCACTGTTTTTCGAATTTCGGTGACTGAGTGGCTCTTTTTGCTACTGGCAATTTTTTTAGTCATCACGTTTGAAATCATTAATTCGGCGATTGAAAATGTGGTCGATCTTGCTAGCAATTACCATTTTTCAATGTTAGCTAAAAATGCTAAGGATATGGCAGCGGGTGCGGTTTTAATAATTTCAGGCTATGCTGTTTTAACAGGATTGATTATTTTTGTACCGAAAATTATTGCCTTGATTTTTGCTGAATAG
- the ybeY gene encoding rRNA maturation RNase YbeY, translating to MYVEMIDETGQVSEAIKKQTLDLLQFAAEKTGKDNKEMAVTFVTNERSHELNLEYRDTDRPTDVISLEYKPESSLSFSEEDLEENPELAEMLDEFDAYIGELFISVDKAREQAEEYGHSFEREMGFLAVHGFLHINGYDHYTPEEEKEMFTLQEEILTAYGLKRQ from the coding sequence ATGTACGTTGAAATGATAGATGAAACTGGTCAAGTTTCAGAAGCAATTAAAAAACAAACCCTTGATTTATTACAATTTGCAGCTGAAAAGACAGGTAAAGACAATAAAGAAATGGCCGTGACTTTTGTGACAAATGAACGTAGTCATGAGTTGAACTTGGAATACCGTGACACAGACCGTCCAACAGATGTTATCAGCTTAGAATACAAACCAGAATCAAGTCTGTCATTTTCAGAAGAAGACTTAGAAGAAAATCCTGAACTGGCTGAAATGCTAGATGAATTTGACGCATACATCGGTGAATTATTCATTTCGGTTGATAAAGCGCGTGAACAAGCAGAAGAATATGGACATTCATTTGAACGTGAAATGGGCTTCCTTGCAGTACATGGTTTTTTACATATCAATGGTTATGATCATTACACCCCTGAAGAAGAAAAAGAAATGTTTACTTTACAGGAAGAGATTTTAACTGCCTATGGACTCAAGAGACAATAA
- a CDS encoding PhoH family protein, whose product MQEYSVEITLNHPDDVLALFGSNERHLKLIEDNLGVIIHARTERVQILGDDEKSVELARVTIQALLVLVSRGMLVNTSDVVTALSMAQNGSIDKFVALYEEEIIKDNSGKPIRVKTLGQKVYVDSVKSHDVVFGIGPAGTGKTFLAVTLAVTALKRGQVKRIILTRPAVEAGESLGFLPGDLKEKVDPYLRPVYDALYQILGKEQTTRLMERDIIEIAPLAYMRGRTLDDAFVILDEAQNTTIMQMKMFLTRLGFNSKMIVNGDTSQIDLPKKVKSGLIDATEKLQHIKQIDFVHFSANDVVRHPVVAEIINAYEKAAPKQRSYSLKVSEESVAESGFASYETIGQPASDKEANND is encoded by the coding sequence TTGCAAGAGTATTCTGTTGAGATAACATTAAATCATCCTGATGATGTATTGGCGTTGTTTGGGTCAAATGAACGTCATTTGAAGCTGATTGAAGATAATCTTGGCGTTATTATCCATGCACGAACTGAGCGTGTGCAGATTTTGGGAGACGATGAGAAAAGTGTCGAGCTTGCGCGTGTGACTATCCAAGCGCTTTTGGTTTTGGTTTCGCGTGGGATGCTGGTTAATACATCAGACGTTGTGACAGCTCTTTCCATGGCACAGAATGGTTCAATTGATAAATTTGTTGCACTTTACGAAGAAGAGATCATTAAAGATAATTCTGGAAAGCCTATCCGTGTTAAAACTTTGGGACAAAAAGTTTACGTGGATAGCGTCAAATCACATGATGTGGTTTTTGGGATTGGACCAGCAGGAACTGGGAAAACTTTCTTGGCAGTAACTTTAGCGGTGACAGCTCTCAAACGTGGACAAGTCAAACGTATTATTTTAACGCGTCCAGCTGTTGAAGCTGGTGAAAGTCTTGGCTTTTTACCAGGGGATTTGAAAGAAAAAGTTGACCCTTATCTTCGTCCAGTTTATGATGCCCTTTACCAAATTTTAGGAAAAGAGCAAACAACACGTTTAATGGAACGTGATATTATTGAAATTGCTCCGCTGGCTTATATGCGTGGACGAACACTTGATGATGCTTTTGTGATTCTTGATGAAGCACAAAATACGACAATTATGCAAATGAAGATGTTCTTGACACGCCTTGGTTTCAATTCGAAAATGATTGTTAACGGTGACACTAGCCAGATTGACTTGCCTAAAAAAGTTAAGTCTGGTCTGATTGATGCGACTGAAAAATTACAACACATTAAACAGATTGATTTTGTCCATTTTTCAGCTAATGACGTTGTTCGTCATCCAGTTGTTGCTGAAATCATCAATGCTTATGAAAAAGCTGCACCAAAACAGCGCAGCTATTCTCTAAAAGTGTCAGAAGAATCTGTGGCTGAGTCAGGTTTTGCAAGCTATGAAACAATTGGTCAACCAGCTAGTGATAAAGAAGCAAATAATGATTAG
- a CDS encoding MFS transporter: MFKKSYRHNIALVGASEFFGFFGITSFWLLFLSQHGMSFGQIGILESLFHLTSLLSEVPSGVLADRFTYRTNLYLGRLMSILSCLFMLFGQGHFWIYAFGMVLNAWAYNFDSGTSTAMLFESAKEAGLEDKFLKFSSFVSAVAEATRTLGAVVAGFFVHGLLDMTYVIQIFFSLIVIILITMMKEPAFKKEREEPASLSCILKTVVQEFKVNRHLFYWLITSQVFCVMMCMFYFYYQNELDIFPSWQISLLMLISSVINIGAVWLASKIGKRFKAVALLPILVGVTGMLYVLAITKLPLIYMIIYLMADGLYAFFLPIFNNDLQVMIPSDVRATMLSVTAMFFSLFMIVIFPMTGFLIDWLGFSLTFLLLGIVLMLLAPLFILKRNDLK; the protein is encoded by the coding sequence ATGTTTAAAAAATCGTATCGTCATAATATTGCTTTAGTTGGAGCAAGTGAATTTTTCGGTTTTTTCGGAATCACAAGCTTCTGGCTTCTCTTTCTTAGTCAACATGGCATGAGTTTTGGTCAAATTGGGATTTTAGAAAGTCTTTTTCATCTGACCAGTCTCTTGTCTGAAGTGCCTTCAGGTGTCCTAGCTGACCGTTTTACTTACCGTACAAATCTTTATTTGGGACGTTTGATGTCAATATTGTCGTGTCTATTTATGCTATTTGGGCAAGGTCATTTTTGGATTTATGCATTTGGAATGGTACTGAACGCATGGGCATACAATTTTGATTCTGGCACAAGCACTGCCATGTTATTTGAATCGGCTAAAGAAGCAGGGTTAGAGGACAAGTTTCTCAAATTTTCAAGTTTTGTGTCTGCTGTTGCTGAAGCAACAAGAACGTTAGGCGCTGTTGTTGCAGGTTTTTTTGTTCATGGTTTATTGGATATGACGTATGTTATCCAAATTTTCTTCTCTTTGATAGTCATTATTTTGATTACTATGATGAAAGAGCCAGCGTTTAAGAAAGAACGAGAAGAGCCTGCAAGTTTATCGTGTATTTTAAAAACGGTTGTTCAGGAATTTAAAGTGAATCGACACTTATTTTATTGGCTCATCACTAGTCAAGTTTTTTGTGTCATGATGTGTATGTTTTATTTTTACTATCAAAATGAATTAGATATTTTCCCGTCATGGCAGATTAGTTTGCTGATGCTTATCTCTAGTGTTATCAATATTGGGGCTGTTTGGTTGGCAAGTAAGATTGGTAAACGGTTTAAAGCAGTCGCTCTTCTTCCTATCTTAGTTGGGGTGACGGGAATGCTTTACGTTTTAGCAATCACGAAATTACCTCTGATTTATATGATTATTTATTTGATGGCAGATGGGCTTTATGCTTTCTTTTTACCAATCTTTAATAATGATCTTCAAGTGATGATTCCAAGCGATGTGAGAGCCACAATGCTTAGTGTTACTGCCATGTTTTTCAGTCTGTTTATGATAGTCATTTTTCCGATGACTGGCTTTTTGATTGACTGGTTGGGTTTTTCACTAACATTTCTACTTTTAGGTATTGTATTAATGCTTTTAGCTCCGCTTTTCATTTTGAAGCGCAATGATTTGAAATAA
- a CDS encoding YozE family protein yields the protein MRKSFYTWLMTQRNPKSHEPVAILADLVFDDTTFPKHTDNFETISRYLEDEADFAFNLSEFDKIWEEYLAH from the coding sequence ATGAGAAAATCATTTTATACTTGGTTAATGACGCAACGTAATCCTAAAAGTCATGAGCCAGTAGCCATTTTAGCGGATTTAGTTTTTGATGATACAACTTTTCCGAAACATACTGACAATTTTGAAACCATTAGTCGTTATTTGGAAGATGAAGCAGATTTTGCCTTTAATCTTAGCGAATTCGACAAAATTTGGGAAGAATACTTAGCGCATTAA
- the msrA gene encoding peptide-methionine (S)-S-oxide reductase MsrA, with product MERAIFAGGCFWCMVQPFEEQEGILSVRSGYTGGHVANPTYEQVKAHETGHTEAVEIIFDEEKISYADLVEIYWAQTDPTDAFGQFEDRGDNYRPVIFYSDERQRQIAEQSKVALQASGRFKEPIVTAIEPVQPFYLAEDYHQGFYKKNPEHYAESSTIRHQFLKENWQ from the coding sequence ATGGAACGTGCGATTTTTGCGGGTGGTTGTTTTTGGTGCATGGTACAACCTTTTGAAGAGCAAGAGGGGATTCTATCTGTTCGTTCGGGTTATACTGGGGGACATGTTGCAAATCCCACTTATGAGCAGGTTAAGGCGCATGAGACTGGTCATACAGAAGCGGTAGAAATCATTTTTGATGAGGAAAAGATTTCTTATGCGGATTTAGTTGAGATTTATTGGGCACAGACGGACCCAACGGATGCTTTCGGTCAGTTTGAAGACCGTGGTGATAATTACCGCCCTGTTATTTTTTATAGCGATGAGCGTCAGCGTCAAATAGCAGAGCAGTCAAAGGTAGCTTTGCAAGCTTCAGGTCGTTTTAAAGAGCCAATCGTAACAGCAATTGAGCCAGTTCAACCATTTTATTTGGCAGAAGATTACCATCAAGGTTTTTACAAGAAAAATCCTGAGCACTATGCCGAAAGTAGTACCATTAGACATCAATTTTTAAAGGAGAATTGGCAATGA
- a CDS encoding CvfB family protein, producing the protein MNNLLATIITGLVIDENAKAYFVQKDGVTFMLDKAEGEHKIGDMVKGFAYTDVHQKARLTTADVATTRTTYGWGVVTEVRRDLGVFLDTGLADKQFVVSLDVLPDMKELWPKKGDKLYVHLDVDKKDRIWAIPAQPEVFQKMAGPAYNNMQNEKLRAIVYRLKLSGTFVYLPDNNMLGFIHPSERYAEPRLGEEVTARVIGFREVDRTLNLSLKPRSFEMLENDSQMILTYLQSNGGFMTLNDKSSPADIKATFGISKGQFKKALGGLMKARKVKQDQFGTELIDEEK; encoded by the coding sequence ATGAATAATTTACTTGCCACTATTATCACAGGTCTTGTGATTGATGAGAATGCGAAAGCGTATTTTGTGCAAAAAGATGGCGTGACTTTTATGCTAGATAAGGCAGAAGGTGAGCATAAGATTGGCGATATGGTCAAAGGGTTTGCTTATACTGATGTGCACCAAAAAGCTCGTTTGACAACAGCTGACGTTGCCACAACACGTACGACTTATGGTTGGGGTGTCGTGACAGAAGTACGTCGTGATTTGGGTGTCTTTTTGGACACTGGACTTGCGGATAAGCAGTTTGTTGTTTCACTTGATGTGTTGCCAGATATGAAGGAATTGTGGCCTAAAAAAGGTGATAAACTCTATGTTCATCTGGATGTGGATAAAAAAGACCGTATCTGGGCAATTCCAGCGCAGCCAGAAGTTTTCCAAAAAATGGCTGGACCTGCTTACAATAATATGCAAAATGAAAAATTGCGCGCCATTGTCTATCGTTTGAAACTATCTGGAACATTTGTTTATCTCCCAGATAATAACATGCTTGGCTTTATTCATCCAAGTGAACGTTATGCTGAACCACGTCTTGGTGAAGAAGTAACAGCACGTGTCATTGGTTTTCGCGAAGTTGACCGTACGCTTAATTTGTCATTGAAACCACGTTCGTTTGAAATGTTGGAAAATGATTCTCAAATGATTTTGACGTATTTACAATCAAATGGTGGTTTTATGACCTTGAATGACAAATCATCGCCAGCTGATATTAAAGCAACGTTTGGCATCTCAAAAGGTCAGTTTAAAAAAGCGCTTGGCGGCTTGATGAAAGCACGAAAAGTCAAACAAGACCAATTCGGAACAGAATTAATTGACGAAGAAAAATAG
- the frr gene encoding ribosome recycling factor, which translates to MANAIIEKAKERFEQSHSSLAREFAAIRAGRANASLLDRIQVEYYGAMTPLNQLASITVPEARVLLISPFDKSSLKDIEHAINASDLGINPANDGSVIRLVIPALTEETRKELAKEVKKVGENAKVAIRNIRRDAMDEAKKQEKAKEITEDELKVLEKDIQKATDEAVKHIDAMTANKEKELLEV; encoded by the coding sequence ATGGCTAATGCTATTATCGAAAAAGCTAAAGAACGCTTTGAACAATCACACAGTTCATTGGCACGCGAATTTGCAGCTATCCGTGCTGGTCGTGCTAACGCATCTCTTTTGGACCGTATCCAAGTAGAATACTACGGTGCCATGACACCACTTAATCAATTGGCTTCTATCACCGTTCCAGAAGCACGTGTTCTTTTGATTTCACCATTTGATAAATCATCTTTGAAAGATATTGAACATGCTATCAATGCTTCAGACCTCGGTATTAACCCCGCGAATGATGGTTCAGTGATTCGTTTGGTTATTCCTGCGCTTACTGAAGAAACTCGTAAAGAACTTGCTAAAGAAGTGAAAAAAGTTGGTGAAAATGCTAAAGTTGCTATCCGTAATATCCGTCGTGATGCTATGGACGAAGCTAAAAAACAAGAAAAAGCTAAAGAAATCACTGAAGACGAATTGAAAGTTCTTGAAAAAGATATTCAAAAAGCAACTGACGAAGCTGTTAAACACATCGATGCTATGACAGCTAACAAAGAAAAAGAATTGCTTGAAGTCTAA
- the pyrH gene encoding UMP kinase codes for MEPKYKRILIKLSGEALAGEKGVGIDLTTVQTIAKEIAEVHSSGVEIALVIGGGNLWRGEPAAAAGMDRVQADYTGMLGTVMNALVMADSLQQYGVDTRVQTAIPMQNVAEPYIRGRALRHLEKGRIVIFGAGIGSPYFSTDTTAALRAAEIEAEAILMAKNGVDGVYNADPKKDANAVKFDELTHGEVIQRGLKIMDATASTLSMDNDIDLVVFNMNEAGNIKRVVFGESIGTTVSNKAEHHKK; via the coding sequence GTGGAACCTAAGTATAAACGTATTTTAATTAAATTATCTGGTGAAGCGTTAGCTGGTGAAAAAGGTGTGGGAATCGATCTTACAACCGTTCAAACTATCGCAAAAGAAATTGCTGAAGTACATAGTTCAGGTGTTGAAATTGCTTTGGTTATTGGTGGGGGAAATCTTTGGCGTGGAGAACCAGCTGCTGCAGCTGGTATGGATCGCGTACAAGCCGATTACACTGGTATGTTAGGTACAGTGATGAATGCCCTTGTAATGGCTGATAGTTTGCAACAATATGGAGTTGATACTCGTGTTCAAACAGCTATTCCAATGCAAAATGTAGCAGAACCTTATATTCGTGGTCGTGCACTTCGTCATCTTGAAAAAGGTCGCATTGTTATTTTTGGTGCTGGTATTGGTTCACCATACTTTTCAACAGATACAACAGCTGCCCTTCGTGCTGCTGAAATTGAAGCAGAAGCTATTTTAATGGCGAAAAATGGTGTTGATGGTGTCTATAATGCCGATCCTAAGAAAGATGCTAATGCCGTGAAATTCGATGAATTGACACATGGCGAAGTCATTCAACGTGGACTTAAAATTATGGATGCAACAGCTTCTACTCTTTCAATGGACAATGATATTGACCTTGTTGTCTTTAACATGAATGAAGCTGGTAATATTAAACGTGTTGTCTTTGGGGAATCCATTGGTACAACTGTTTCAAATAAAGCTGAACACCACAAAAAATAA
- the rplA gene encoding 50S ribosomal protein L1 — protein sequence MAKKSKQMRAALEKIDSTKAYSVEEAVALAKETNFAKFDASVEVAYKLNIDVRKADQQIRGAMVLPNGTGKTQRVLVFARGAKAEEAKAAGADFVGEDDLVAKINDGWLDFDVVIATPDMMAIVGRLGRVLGPRNLMPNPKTGTVTMDVAKAVEESKGGKITYRADKAGNVQAIIGKVSFDADKLVENFKAIHEVVVKAKPATAKGTYMTNLSITTTQGVGIKVDPSSF from the coding sequence ATGGCTAAAAAAAGCAAACAAATGCGTGCTGCACTTGAAAAAATCGACAGCACAAAAGCTTACAGCGTAGAAGAAGCTGTGGCTCTTGCAAAAGAAACTAACTTCGCAAAATTTGATGCATCTGTGGAAGTTGCATACAAACTTAACATTGACGTTCGTAAAGCAGACCAACAAATCCGTGGTGCAATGGTATTGCCAAACGGTACTGGTAAAACACAACGTGTTCTTGTATTTGCACGTGGTGCTAAAGCTGAAGAAGCTAAAGCTGCTGGTGCAGACTTCGTTGGTGAAGATGACCTTGTTGCTAAAATCAACGACGGTTGGCTTGACTTTGACGTAGTTATCGCTACACCAGACATGATGGCTATCGTTGGACGCCTTGGACGTGTTCTTGGACCTCGTAACCTTATGCCAAACCCTAAAACTGGTACAGTAACTATGGATGTTGCTAAAGCAGTTGAAGAATCTAAAGGTGGTAAAATCACTTACCGTGCTGATAAAGCAGGTAACGTACAAGCTATCATCGGTAAAGTATCATTTGATGCAGATAAATTGGTTGAAAACTTCAAAGCTATCCACGAAGTTGTCGTTAAAGCTAAACCAGCTACTGCTAAAGGTACATACATGACTAACTTGTCTATCACAACTACACAAGGTGTAGGTATCAAAGTAGATCCAAGTTCATTCTAA
- the rplK gene encoding 50S ribosomal protein L11: protein MAKKVEKVVKLQIPAGKATPAPPVGPALGQAGINIMGFTKEFNARTADQAGMIIPVVISVYEDKSFDFVTKTPPAAVLLKKAAGVEKGSGTPNTTKVATVTRAQVQEIAETKMPDLNAANIESAMRMIEGTARSMGFTVVD from the coding sequence ATGGCTAAAAAAGTCGAAAAAGTTGTTAAACTTCAAATTCCTGCTGGTAAAGCTACACCAGCTCCACCAGTTGGTCCAGCTCTTGGTCAAGCAGGTATTAACATCATGGGATTCACTAAAGAATTTAACGCTCGTACAGCTGATCAAGCTGGCATGATTATCCCAGTTGTTATCTCAGTATATGAAGATAAATCATTTGATTTCGTAACTAAAACTCCACCAGCTGCTGTTCTTTTGAAAAAAGCTGCAGGTGTTGAAAAAGGTTCAGGAACACCTAACACAACTAAAGTTGCAACAGTTACTCGTGCACAAGTACAAGAAATTGCTGAAACTAAAATGCCAGACTTAAACGCTGCAAATATTGAATCTGCAATGCGTATGATTGAAGGTACTGCTCGTTCTATGGGATTCACTGTTGTTGACTAA
- a CDS encoding DUF3397 domain-containing protein, with translation MMYKLFSFSFVFLTPIFAYILVTFFKLKRFGILFTDIAFPIFAFEIGLVGNKFLGSSIFFYYLICLSLLAIILTVTFLRRDHSFSYRRFGKFFWRSGFILTFLFYIMVLILIFTIT, from the coding sequence ATGATGTACAAATTATTTTCTTTCTCGTTTGTGTTTTTGACACCAATTTTTGCTTATATTTTAGTGACATTTTTCAAATTAAAACGTTTTGGCATTCTATTTACCGACATTGCTTTTCCGATTTTTGCTTTTGAAATCGGATTGGTGGGAAATAAATTTTTAGGGAGTAGTATTTTCTTTTATTATTTGATTTGTCTGTCACTACTCGCTATTATTTTAACGGTAACTTTTCTTAGAAGAGATCATTCTTTTTCTTACCGCCGTTTTGGGAAATTTTTCTGGCGCTCTGGTTTTATTTTGACTTTTCTCTTTTACATTATGGTACTGATTTTAATTTTTACGATTACATAA